The following is a genomic window from Opitutus sp. GAS368.
GCTTTGCCGCAGCCAGTGGACGACTACGCCCGGATCGAGGTCACCGGAACGGGTCGCCATCAGGATCCCCCCCGCCGGAGTAAACCCCATGGTGGTATCGAGCGGCCGGCCGTGATCGACCGCCGTCAGGCTGGCTCCGCTGCCGAGATGGGCGAGCACGGCACGGCCCAGCCGTTTTGCGCCGAGGCGGTGCACCAGGTATTCGTAGGACAGCCCGTGGAAACCATAACGGTGCACCCCGCGGCCAAGCATGGCGGCGGGCAGGGGCAGTTGGCGGGCCCGTTCCGGCATTGCCGCATGAAATGCGGTGTCAAACACCGCCACCTGGGGCAGCGCCGGAAACACCTTCGTCACCGCCGCGATCGCGGCCAGTTCAGCCGGCAGATGCAGGGGGGCAAAGGGCACGGCCTGCTTCAACCGGGCACGGACCGCCGCCGTGAGTCGCACCGGACGCAGGTAGCGCGCCCCGCCGTGCACCAAGCGGTGACCCACCGCCGTGGGAGCCGGCAGGCCATGGCGGCCCAGGGCGAGAAAGATCGCACCCGGCACCGCCGCCGCATTCCGAAATTTCCGCCCCCGCTGCTCCAGCAACGCGCCACCCGCATCCTGCAACCAGATGCGGCCCGTGGCCCCGCCGATATCCTCCGCGGCCCCTCGCGCCAGCAGCCGGGGTTCGCCCCGCCCGGCGCGAAACAGCGCAAACTTGAAGGAAGACGAACCGCGGTT
Proteins encoded in this region:
- a CDS encoding acetate/propionate family kinase, whose amino-acid sequence is MATIILTLNRGSSSFKFALFRAGRGEPRLLARGAAEDIGGATGRIWLQDAGGALLEQRGRKFRNAAAVPGAIFLALGRHGLPAPTAVGHRLVHGGARYLRPVRLTAAVRARLKQAVPFAPLHLPAELAAIAAVTKVFPALPQVAVFDTAFHAAMPERARQLPLPAAMLGRGVHRYGFHGLSYEYLVHRLGAKRLGRAVLAHLGSGASLTAVDHGRPLDTTMGFTPAGGILMATRSGDLDPGVVVHWLRQSRKGADELEGIVNHQSGLTAIAGHGGDLRQLLARRRQDPRARLALEMFCDRVRQQIGAFTTVLGGIDSLVFTGGVGEHLAPVREAICAQLGHLGVRLDRRRNARHAGVISAAAGPCTIFVVPADEDLMIARHTAVAVRRRMGR